In Falsibacillus albus, a single window of DNA contains:
- a CDS encoding nicotinate-nucleotide adenylyltransferase, with amino-acid sequence MKKRVGILGGTFNPPHLGHLIIANEVYQELELDEVRFMPNHEPPHKKESGVISGKHRIEMLRIAIKDHPAFSIEPIELERKGKSFSFDTIQLLKSREPETEFFFIIGADMIEYLPKWHKIEELIEMVQFVGVGRPEYSQVTEYPVLLIDIPEIDISSTVIRGRIQERKSVQYLVPEQVISYIEEKSLYE; translated from the coding sequence ATGAAAAAGAGAGTGGGAATATTGGGAGGGACATTCAATCCTCCTCATTTGGGCCATTTAATCATTGCGAATGAAGTGTATCAGGAGTTGGAGCTGGATGAGGTAAGATTCATGCCTAATCATGAACCCCCTCATAAAAAGGAATCGGGTGTTATCTCCGGTAAACATCGCATTGAAATGCTTAGGATTGCCATTAAGGACCACCCGGCATTTTCAATCGAACCTATCGAGCTGGAACGGAAAGGGAAGTCGTTTTCGTTCGATACGATTCAGCTGCTGAAGTCCAGGGAGCCGGAAACGGAATTCTTCTTCATCATCGGTGCGGATATGATCGAATATTTACCGAAATGGCATAAAATTGAGGAGCTTATCGAGATGGTGCAGTTTGTCGGTGTGGGTCGTCCTGAATATTCCCAAGTAACCGAATACCCTGTACTGCTGATTGATATACCGGAAATCGACATATCTTCGACCGTGATACGCGGAAGGATTCAAGAGAGAAAAAGCGTTCAATATTTAGTCCCGGAACAAGTGATTTCGTATATTGAGGAGAAGAGCTTATATGAATAA
- the yqeK gene encoding bis(5'-nucleosyl)-tetraphosphatase (symmetrical) YqeK has translation MNKERALRIVKEQITEHRYQHTLGVVQAAIKLAERFGADVEKAEQAAIFHDYAKFRSKEEMRDIIRSQKMDPKLLDHNEELWHAPVGAYLVKHEAGVEDEEVLDAIRFHTSGRVGMTLLEKVVYLADYIEPGRHFPGVEEVREIAEKDLDAALIASIRNTMLFLLKKNQAIFPDTVETYNDLIFNKGGNI, from the coding sequence ATGAATAAGGAACGTGCCTTGCGAATTGTTAAAGAACAGATAACGGAACATAGATATCAGCATACACTCGGTGTCGTTCAAGCAGCGATAAAGCTTGCAGAGAGGTTCGGAGCCGATGTGGAAAAAGCAGAGCAGGCGGCCATTTTCCATGATTATGCCAAGTTCAGGTCAAAGGAAGAAATGCGGGATATCATTCGATCACAAAAAATGGATCCCAAGCTTTTGGATCATAATGAAGAACTCTGGCATGCACCAGTGGGGGCTTACCTGGTGAAACATGAAGCCGGAGTCGAGGATGAAGAGGTTCTTGATGCCATTCGCTTCCATACCTCAGGCAGGGTGGGAATGACACTTCTAGAAAAGGTTGTGTACCTGGCCGATTATATTGAACCTGGGCGGCATTTTCCAGGTGTGGAGGAAGTAAGGGAGATAGCAGAAAAAGATCTGGATGCCGCGCTGATTGCTTCCATTCGGAATACGATGTTATTTTTATTAAAGAAAAATCAGGCAATCTTTCCTGACACAGTCGAAACATATAATGATCTGATTTTCAATAAAGGTGGGAATATTTAA
- the rsfS gene encoding ribosome silencing factor, producing the protein MSKELLYAAVKAADDKRAEDLVVLNMKGISLIADYFLICHGNSDKQVQAIAREIKEKAHENGYDVKRLEGFDDARWVLVDLGDIVAHIFHRDERNYYNLERLWGDAPQEDIQGVLNQ; encoded by the coding sequence ATGAGCAAAGAACTTTTATATGCAGCTGTAAAAGCGGCAGATGATAAGCGGGCAGAAGACCTTGTAGTCCTAAATATGAAAGGGATATCGTTAATCGCCGATTATTTCTTGATCTGTCACGGAAACTCGGACAAACAGGTGCAGGCAATCGCCCGTGAAATCAAAGAAAAGGCACACGAAAATGGATATGATGTAAAGAGATTGGAAGGGTTTGACGATGCAAGATGGGTGCTTGTTGATTTAGGGGACATTGTGGCCCATATTTTCCATCGTGATGAAAGAAACTATTACAACCTTGAACGCTTGTGGGGGGATGCTCCACAGGAAGATATTCAAGGTGTATTGAATCAATGA
- a CDS encoding class I SAM-dependent DNA methyltransferase gives MSYSRFAYVYDFLMKDMPYSQWMELVREKQTQYEVNGDRVLDLGCGTGELSIGLAEMGYDVTGVDLSEDMLMVAKDKAENSNVAISFYHQDMSEIEGLGLYDVITIFCDSLCYLTEQDQVRRTFNKAFEHLKSGGLFLFDVHSIYKMTQIFMNQTFALNDEEVSYIWNCFPGEAPNSVEHDLTFFVEEESGYYSRFDEFHTQRTYPVIQLEKWLNEEGFLVHEVLGDFSGASYTELSERIFFICQKKTAA, from the coding sequence ATGAGCTACAGTCGCTTTGCATATGTCTACGATTTTTTAATGAAAGATATGCCTTACAGCCAATGGATGGAATTGGTCCGGGAAAAGCAGACCCAATATGAAGTGAATGGCGATCGGGTACTTGATTTGGGTTGTGGGACTGGTGAACTATCCATTGGCCTTGCAGAAATGGGTTATGACGTAACCGGTGTTGATCTATCCGAAGATATGCTGATGGTCGCCAAGGATAAAGCAGAAAACAGCAATGTTGCAATCTCATTCTATCATCAGGATATGTCGGAAATCGAAGGCCTCGGATTGTATGACGTTATTACAATTTTTTGTGATTCGCTTTGCTATTTAACCGAGCAGGATCAAGTGCGCCGGACATTCAACAAAGCATTTGAACATCTCAAATCCGGGGGTCTCTTTCTATTCGATGTTCACTCCATATATAAAATGACCCAGATATTCATGAATCAGACGTTTGCATTAAATGATGAAGAAGTTTCTTATATTTGGAATTGCTTCCCAGGGGAAGCTCCAAATTCCGTCGAACATGATCTAACTTTTTTTGTCGAAGAAGAATCTGGTTATTATTCAAGATTTGATGAATTTCATACGCAAAGGACTTATCCGGTTATCCAACTGGAGAAATGGCTGAATGAAGAAGGCTTCCTTGTTCATGAAGTGCTAGGGGATTTCTCCGGAGCATCTTATACGGAATTAAGCGAAAGAATCTTTTTCATTTGCCAAAAGAAAACGGCGGCTTGA
- the comER gene encoding late competence protein ComER, protein MKIGMIGTGNMGSILTEAFIEGKAISPSAIIATNRTLEKAQRLQKKFNELQVTASIAETIKNADLIFICVKPHDIYPLLDKYSSSFSEEKCLVSITSPVSVGQLESKVNCSCVRAIPSITNRALAGVSLITYGNKCEGRWKEYIFNLFSFISKPIIIEDNITRVSSDIVSCGPAFFSYLTQRFIDGAVNETEIDRETATTLAGEMLVGLGELLKKGFYTLPTLQEKVCVKGGITGEGIKILEYGIDDVFEKLFQATHDKFKEDLERVYNQFGN, encoded by the coding sequence TTGAAAATTGGGATGATTGGGACTGGGAATATGGGAAGTATATTGACAGAAGCCTTTATTGAAGGCAAAGCAATTTCTCCTTCAGCCATTATCGCAACCAACCGTACCCTTGAAAAAGCACAGCGGCTGCAAAAAAAATTCAATGAGCTTCAGGTAACCGCGTCCATTGCCGAGACAATAAAAAACGCTGATTTAATTTTCATTTGTGTAAAACCACATGATATATATCCATTATTGGACAAATACTCTTCATCTTTCTCTGAAGAAAAGTGTTTGGTCTCCATTACAAGCCCGGTATCAGTCGGGCAACTGGAGTCTAAAGTAAACTGCTCTTGTGTCCGGGCAATTCCCAGTATTACAAACCGGGCTCTTGCAGGTGTATCACTGATCACATATGGAAATAAATGCGAGGGGAGATGGAAGGAATATATCTTCAATTTATTTTCTTTCATCTCGAAACCGATTATCATTGAAGATAATATCACGAGGGTTTCTTCTGACATCGTAAGCTGCGGACCGGCTTTCTTCAGTTACTTGACGCAAAGGTTTATTGATGGGGCGGTAAATGAAACAGAAATCGATCGTGAGACAGCGACCACCCTTGCTGGTGAAATGCTGGTTGGGCTTGGGGAGCTTCTAAAAAAAGGATTTTACACGCTGCCAACGCTTCAAGAGAAGGTTTGCGTAAAGGGAGGCATCACCGGGGAAGGCATAAAAATTCTTGAGTACGGAATTGACGATGTGTTTGAGAAACTATTTCAAGCGACGCATGATAAATTCAAGGAGGATCTGGAAAGGGTCTATAACCAATTTGGAAATTAA
- a CDS encoding helix-hairpin-helix domain-containing protein, with protein sequence MIKRFILDNKQYLVLIGGIICVLSVIFLKSMLVPLPSGEMADIGQERAAHAENTPKKVGVDNESEKLIAADIKGAVQKPGVYFLKQGLRVKDLVVKAGGFTPEADRTQINMAQIIQDEMMIYIPEKGEVKSGANDPTVQNRKVSINRSSVEELENLPGIGPGKAQRIIDYRAENGGFKKLEDLKNISGIGEKTFEKLKEFISL encoded by the coding sequence GTGATCAAACGGTTTATTTTAGATAACAAGCAATATCTAGTCCTGATCGGAGGAATCATCTGTGTTTTGTCGGTGATTTTTTTGAAATCAATGTTGGTTCCGCTGCCGTCAGGTGAAATGGCTGATATTGGGCAAGAAAGAGCTGCACATGCAGAGAATACACCGAAAAAAGTTGGAGTGGACAATGAAAGTGAAAAATTGATCGCTGCTGATATTAAAGGTGCTGTGCAAAAACCCGGAGTTTATTTTCTGAAACAAGGGTTGCGGGTGAAGGATCTTGTTGTGAAAGCGGGAGGATTTACACCGGAGGCTGATCGGACACAAATAAATATGGCACAGATCATACAGGATGAGATGATGATTTACATTCCAGAAAAAGGCGAAGTAAAGAGCGGTGCGAATGACCCTACTGTTCAAAATCGGAAAGTAAGCATTAACAGATCTTCGGTGGAGGAATTGGAAAATCTTCCAGGTATCGGTCCAGGTAAGGCGCAGAGGATCATTGATTATCGAGCAGAAAATGGAGGGTTTAAAAAACTTGAGGATTTGAAAAACATATCGGGCATTGGTGAAAAAACTTTTGAGAAATTAAAAGAGTTCATTTCTTTATAA
- a CDS encoding ComE operon protein 2 — translation MERISWNQYFMAQSQLLSLRSTCTRLSVGATIVRDKRIIAGGYNGSIAGGDHCIDQGCYVIDNHCVRTIHAEMNALLQCAKFGVPTAEAEIYVTHFPCLQCCKAIIQAGIKKIYYANDYKNHPYAEELFQQADVQVEYVPYDINFIDPKSDQKRRLVEELIHRLEASNLGDEEVAEMKNAAHALF, via the coding sequence ATGGAAAGGATATCATGGAATCAATATTTCATGGCTCAAAGCCAATTGTTGTCATTAAGAAGTACGTGTACAAGGCTATCGGTAGGGGCAACGATTGTCAGGGATAAACGGATAATAGCAGGCGGTTACAACGGCTCGATCGCCGGTGGTGATCATTGCATCGATCAAGGGTGTTATGTGATTGATAATCATTGTGTAAGGACCATTCATGCAGAAATGAATGCATTGCTGCAATGTGCCAAATTTGGAGTCCCGACCGCTGAAGCTGAAATTTATGTCACTCATTTTCCATGTCTTCAATGCTGTAAGGCGATCATTCAGGCCGGGATCAAAAAAATATACTATGCCAATGATTATAAGAACCACCCGTATGCAGAAGAGTTGTTTCAGCAAGCGGATGTACAAGTTGAATATGTACCATATGATATAAATTTCATTGATCCAAAGTCCGATCAAAAACGGCGGCTGGTGGAAGAGCTCATACATAGATTAGAGGCATCCAATTTGGGAGATGAAGAAGTGGCCGAAATGAAAAATGCAGCACATGCACTATTCTGA
- a CDS encoding DNA internalization-related competence protein ComEC/Rec2, with translation MLSIELKWAGGLAVICLIVFLRKNRRPFLLIIPPLIFTSFYFVGLNAKNGNRTIYQESEQTLTIHLSSPPVIDGNRLTAIITANGGEKLLLRYTIPSLKEKQELLRHFLPSHNYVMVGQLVLPSENRNFNTFNYRDYLNARHIHWIFQPEMIDLHHSSKRSISFSGILLTWRIRLLKHIDHDFKENTAYYLKALLLGDKNDFPEEVYDAFRTLGIVHLLAISGLHAGVIATGCFAIFMRLGMTKERAILLLSLFLPIYAFLAGGNPPVMRAVFMIFLIMASRFLPGKYAMVDTVSLSAVFFILNDPYIILNTGFQLSYAVCFSLAFSQKIFSRSNHLISKLLHISFVCQIVTFPFLMYQFYQVSLLGFIVNAVYVPYFSFLVLPVCFLDFFLSYLSPRLQPSIDQSLSWILTIVEHTALFLEKIPHAALVTGRPGRYALILMFVLMVLGFKFLESGGSYKKYLVSAVFVMAAAIGVKGLSPHGSVTFIDIGQGDSILIQLPFQQGTYLIDTGGEMEFPVEEWERRSKHFSIGKDILLPTLKSKGITRINKLILTHSDMDHIGTVFDMMGEIIIDEIIISPNSDTKPLMRDIVHKAIQIGIPVVEAETAKKWQVGDCSFMLIPPPDKVYEGNNDSLVLLADMGGLKWIFTGDLEERGEKELLARYRIDADVLKVGHHGSETSTSDDFLDGISPKIAVISVGKNNRYGHPDPSIIQKLEERHIKIYRTDQMGAIEYVFKKNKGTFATVFP, from the coding sequence ATGCTTTCAATTGAATTGAAATGGGCAGGGGGTCTGGCCGTCATCTGTTTGATTGTTTTTCTGAGGAAAAACCGAAGGCCATTCCTTCTGATCATACCCCCATTGATCTTTACATCATTTTATTTTGTGGGATTAAACGCCAAAAATGGCAACAGAACCATTTATCAAGAAAGTGAACAAACTTTGACCATCCATCTTTCCTCTCCCCCTGTCATAGACGGAAACCGGCTTACAGCAATAATCACGGCCAATGGGGGAGAAAAACTTCTTTTACGATACACCATCCCTTCCCTGAAAGAAAAACAGGAACTCCTTCGTCATTTTCTTCCCAGTCACAATTATGTCATGGTTGGGCAGCTTGTCCTCCCATCTGAAAATCGTAATTTCAACACCTTTAATTATCGGGATTACTTGAACGCCCGTCACATTCATTGGATTTTTCAACCGGAAATGATCGATCTCCATCATTCATCAAAACGGTCCATCAGTTTTTCAGGCATCCTCTTAACATGGAGAATACGATTGCTGAAGCATATAGATCATGATTTCAAAGAAAATACTGCATATTATTTAAAAGCGCTTCTTTTAGGAGATAAAAATGACTTTCCAGAAGAGGTGTATGACGCATTCAGAACGCTGGGCATCGTTCATCTGCTGGCGATATCAGGGCTTCACGCAGGGGTGATAGCAACTGGCTGTTTTGCCATTTTTATGCGGTTGGGCATGACAAAGGAGAGGGCGATTTTACTTCTTTCACTTTTCCTGCCGATTTATGCATTCCTCGCAGGGGGGAATCCCCCTGTCATGAGGGCGGTTTTTATGATTTTTCTGATTATGGCTTCCAGATTTCTGCCCGGAAAATATGCAATGGTTGATACAGTCAGTTTGAGTGCCGTTTTCTTCATCCTCAATGATCCGTATATCATTTTGAATACAGGCTTTCAGCTCTCCTACGCAGTCTGCTTTTCGTTGGCCTTTTCACAAAAGATTTTCTCCAGGAGCAATCATTTGATTTCCAAATTACTCCACATATCCTTTGTCTGTCAAATCGTGACCTTCCCCTTTTTGATGTACCAATTTTATCAAGTGTCCCTCCTAGGATTCATCGTGAATGCTGTCTATGTTCCTTATTTTTCTTTCCTTGTTCTCCCCGTGTGTTTTTTAGACTTTTTTCTCTCGTACTTATCACCTCGGCTCCAACCATCTATAGACCAATCTCTATCATGGATTCTTACCATCGTGGAGCATACAGCTTTGTTTCTTGAAAAGATCCCCCATGCAGCGTTGGTCACCGGACGGCCTGGGCGATATGCGTTAATTCTTATGTTTGTACTAATGGTTCTGGGATTTAAATTTCTTGAAAGTGGAGGGTCTTATAAAAAATATTTGGTGTCAGCGGTGTTTGTGATGGCAGCAGCCATAGGAGTGAAAGGACTATCTCCTCACGGAAGCGTGACGTTCATAGATATTGGACAAGGAGACAGTATATTGATACAACTGCCTTTTCAACAAGGAACCTATTTGATCGATACCGGAGGTGAAATGGAGTTCCCGGTTGAAGAGTGGGAAAGGAGAAGCAAACATTTCTCGATAGGGAAGGATATCCTGCTGCCGACATTGAAAAGCAAAGGGATCACAAGGATAAATAAACTTATTTTGACACATAGCGACATGGATCATATCGGTACTGTATTCGATATGATGGGAGAAATAATAATAGATGAAATCATCATCTCTCCTAATTCGGATACCAAGCCCCTGATGAGGGATATTGTGCACAAGGCAATTCAAATTGGCATTCCTGTCGTTGAAGCAGAAACAGCAAAAAAATGGCAGGTAGGGGATTGTTCATTCATGCTCATTCCTCCTCCGGATAAAGTTTATGAAGGGAATAATGATTCGCTGGTTCTCCTTGCAGATATGGGCGGGCTTAAGTGGATATTCACGGGAGATCTTGAAGAAAGAGGTGAGAAGGAGCTGCTGGCACGCTATAGAATAGATGCAGACGTATTGAAGGTTGGCCATCATGGAAGTGAAACGTCTACTTCAGATGATTTTTTAGACGGGATCAGTCCCAAGATCGCAGTCATTTCCGTCGGGAAAAACAACCGCTACGGGCATCCTGACCCTTCAATCATCCAGAAATTAGAGGAAAGGCATATAAAGATATATCGAACGGATCAAATGGGGGCAATTGAATATGTATTTAAAAAGAATAAAGGAACCTTTGCCACGGTTTTTCCATAG
- a CDS encoding YqzM family protein — protein MNEFEKNVQSKTNDAVESGVGFGVSFGFFTLMFIIATVIKYIGS, from the coding sequence GTGAACGAGTTTGAAAAAAATGTGCAGTCCAAAACAAACGACGCGGTCGAATCAGGTGTTGGTTTTGGAGTTTCATTCGGTTTCTTTACGCTTATGTTCATCATTGCCACTGTGATCAAATACATTGGTTCTTAA
- the holA gene encoding DNA polymerase III subunit delta: MVMDVWKKIEQKQFSRVYLLYGTERFLINETKHKLINNALTEEEMDFNFASYDLEETPIETAVEDAETFPFMGEQRVIFLHNPVFLTAEKTKEKIEHNVKVLEAYLNEPAPYTILVFIAPYEKLDERKKITKLIKKSASIVEAKKLNEHELKTWIRTRASINQVQIDEDAIDMLLVLAGTNLMLLASEVDKLSLYAEDEKRIDREVVEKLTARSLEQNIFELVEKVVRKDIEGALRIYYDLLKQNEEPIKILSILAGQFRLLYQVKELSRKGYGQQQIASYLKVHPYRVKLAAGQAKLFEDNELSRIMDLLATSDLQMKSGGLRKEMIIEMFFFNLHTPKEITK, translated from the coding sequence TTGGTAATGGATGTCTGGAAAAAAATTGAACAAAAGCAATTCTCAAGAGTATATTTATTATATGGAACGGAACGTTTTTTAATCAACGAGACGAAACATAAATTGATAAATAATGCTCTGACAGAAGAGGAAATGGATTTTAATTTTGCTTCATATGATTTGGAAGAGACTCCGATCGAGACCGCGGTAGAGGATGCTGAAACATTTCCTTTCATGGGTGAACAAAGAGTGATTTTTCTACATAATCCCGTCTTTCTGACTGCTGAAAAAACGAAAGAAAAAATAGAGCATAATGTAAAGGTCCTGGAGGCTTATTTAAACGAGCCTGCCCCATACACGATATTGGTTTTTATTGCGCCTTATGAAAAATTGGATGAACGAAAAAAAATAACCAAGCTAATAAAAAAATCAGCCTCAATCGTTGAAGCGAAAAAGTTGAATGAGCATGAGTTGAAAACTTGGATTAGGACAAGGGCTTCGATAAATCAGGTTCAAATTGATGAAGATGCAATCGATATGCTTCTTGTATTGGCAGGAACCAACTTGATGCTGCTTGCAAGCGAAGTGGATAAATTATCACTTTATGCTGAAGATGAAAAGCGAATCGATCGCGAAGTGGTTGAAAAATTGACGGCAAGATCTTTGGAGCAGAATATTTTTGAGCTTGTTGAAAAAGTGGTAAGAAAAGATATTGAAGGGGCATTGAGGATCTATTATGACTTGCTCAAGCAAAATGAAGAGCCCATCAAAATATTATCCATACTTGCCGGTCAATTCAGGCTTCTTTATCAAGTGAAGGAGCTGTCTAGAAAAGGTTATGGGCAGCAGCAGATCGCGTCTTATTTGAAAGTCCATCCTTACAGGGTGAAACTTGCTGCTGGCCAGGCGAAATTATTCGAGGATAATGAGTTAAGCAGAATCATGGATTTGCTTGCAACATCAGACCTGCAAATGAAATCAGGTGGATTGAGAAAAGAAATGATCATTGAAATGTTCTTTTTTAATCTGCATACTCCGAAGGAGATTACTAAATAA
- the rpsT gene encoding 30S ribosomal protein S20 produces MANIKSAIKRVKTSNASNAQNATVKSAMRTAVKKYEAAVSNNDSNAKELLSTAVKHVDKAAQKGIIHKNAADRTKARLMKKLNAATA; encoded by the coding sequence ATGGCAAATATTAAATCTGCAATTAAACGCGTAAAAACAAGCAATGCGAGCAACGCACAAAATGCAACTGTTAAATCTGCAATGCGTACAGCTGTGAAAAAATACGAAGCAGCAGTATCTAACAACGACAGCAATGCGAAAGAACTTCTTTCTACAGCTGTTAAGCATGTTGATAAAGCAGCTCAAAAAGGCATCATCCACAAAAATGCAGCAGACCGTACAAAAGCTCGTTTGATGAAAAAATTAAACGCAGCAACTGCATAA
- the gpr gene encoding GPR endopeptidase, with amino-acid sequence MEKDQLDLSKYSVRTDLALEAAEMASAEPADKAAKNTSDIKGVIVKERDSDGIKISTVEITPEGEKTVGKKAGNYLTIEAQGIRQEDTVLQQKVQEVFAREFSGFLNQAGIVKNASCLIVGLGNWNVTPDALGPQVCENVIVTRHLFKLQPENVSEGYRPVSAIAPGVMGLTGIETSDIIFGIVNESKPDFIIAIDALASRSIERVNSTIQISDSGIHPGSGVGNKRKGLDKETLGVPVIAIGVPTVVDAVTITSDTIDYLLKHFGREISEGDRPSKSLTPAGMTFGEKKKLTEEDLPEEQHRQTFLGIIGTLQEDEKRKLIHEVLAPIGHNLMVTPKEVDVFIEDMANLISNGLNAALHEAVNQENAGYKTR; translated from the coding sequence ATGGAAAAGGATCAATTGGATCTTAGCAAATACTCCGTAAGAACGGATCTTGCCCTAGAAGCGGCAGAAATGGCAAGTGCTGAACCAGCGGATAAAGCAGCGAAAAATACTTCTGATATAAAGGGCGTGATCGTCAAAGAAAGAGACAGCGATGGAATTAAAATATCCACCGTTGAGATTACACCTGAAGGGGAAAAGACTGTCGGAAAAAAGGCCGGGAATTACTTGACGATTGAGGCACAGGGAATTCGGCAAGAGGATACCGTTCTTCAACAGAAGGTCCAGGAAGTCTTTGCTAGGGAATTCAGCGGGTTTTTGAATCAAGCAGGAATTGTAAAAAATGCAAGCTGCTTGATTGTAGGGCTGGGAAATTGGAATGTCACCCCAGATGCATTAGGGCCGCAAGTCTGTGAAAATGTGATTGTCACAAGGCACCTTTTCAAGCTCCAGCCTGAAAATGTATCAGAGGGATACAGGCCGGTGAGTGCAATCGCTCCGGGAGTCATGGGTCTGACTGGGATTGAAACGAGTGATATCATTTTCGGGATTGTGAATGAATCAAAGCCTGATTTTATCATCGCAATCGATGCACTTGCTTCCAGATCCATCGAAAGGGTCAATTCGACCATTCAAATTTCTGATTCTGGAATACACCCGGGATCGGGGGTTGGAAATAAGCGGAAGGGATTGGATAAAGAAACGCTTGGAGTCCCCGTCATTGCCATCGGTGTTCCCACGGTAGTGGATGCGGTAACCATCACCAGTGATACGATCGACTATTTATTGAAGCATTTTGGCCGAGAAATTTCAGAAGGGGACAGGCCATCCAAGTCGTTAACTCCTGCCGGCATGACGTTTGGAGAAAAGAAAAAGCTGACAGAAGAGGACCTTCCGGAAGAACAGCACCGCCAAACGTTTTTAGGGATAATCGGTACATTGCAGGAAGACGAAAAACGAAAATTGATCCATGAGGTCCTCGCGCCGATCGGTCATAACTTGATGGTCACGCCGAAAGAAGTGGATGTATTCATCGAGGATATGGCAAACCTGATTTCCAATGGATTGAATGCAGCTTTGCATGAAGCGGTCAATCAAGAAAATGCGGGATATAAAACTAGATAG
- the spoIIP gene encoding stage II sporulation protein P — protein MRPSKNPGYSITVDAAAIMKGLLLLIFALLSIFSLTGLLTSIQPQYRISSNSVNHAAENVSGAALYSMFSMENTAFAQTEPKAAKWPSAGNMLMKLATNISLKDPRSLLGRELPGFSIFDSKILVAGKGTNYTNMPIESIPPAKALNPENDAELQNTDSIGEVPSSSNSQPPLTTNGKQKVYVYFTHTNESYLPYLKGVTDPDLAYHSKINVTKLGDELKTDLEDLGIGTKVDKTNITSLLNHNGLSYASSYKESRTVVASAMNNDHDLQYFIDIHRDSRRKKYTTIGLNGKEYAKIAFVIGAENPNYEKNAKLAAALHKIMEKKYPGISRGLIMKQGADTNGKFNQDLSPNSFLIEVGGVDNTFEEMDRTIKAFADVFAEYYWQAAKVNSDQSTPPSKQ, from the coding sequence ATGAGACCATCAAAAAATCCCGGCTATTCCATAACTGTAGACGCAGCAGCCATCATGAAAGGTTTGTTATTGTTAATATTTGCCCTTTTGTCGATTTTTTCGCTTACAGGGCTTCTGACATCGATTCAGCCCCAATATCGAATCAGTTCAAATTCGGTCAATCATGCTGCGGAAAATGTGTCAGGAGCTGCATTGTACTCGATGTTTTCCATGGAAAATACAGCATTTGCCCAAACTGAACCAAAAGCGGCCAAATGGCCATCAGCCGGCAACATGCTGATGAAGCTGGCTACCAATATCAGTTTGAAGGATCCGAGAAGCCTCCTGGGCAGGGAACTGCCGGGATTTTCGATCTTCGATAGTAAAATCCTGGTTGCCGGGAAAGGCACGAATTATACAAATATGCCCATTGAATCGATTCCTCCTGCAAAGGCATTGAATCCAGAAAATGATGCAGAACTTCAAAATACAGATTCCATCGGAGAAGTTCCATCCAGTTCGAATAGCCAGCCGCCATTGACGACGAATGGAAAACAAAAGGTGTACGTTTACTTCACCCATACGAATGAATCCTATTTGCCTTACTTAAAAGGTGTCACAGATCCTGACCTTGCATATCATTCAAAGATCAATGTCACGAAACTGGGCGATGAATTGAAAACGGATCTTGAAGATTTAGGGATCGGGACAAAGGTGGATAAAACGAATATCACTTCACTTTTGAATCATAATGGCCTTTCATATGCTAGTTCATATAAAGAATCACGGACAGTAGTTGCATCAGCAATGAATAATGATCATGATCTGCAGTATTTCATTGATATTCATCGTGATTCAAGAAGAAAAAAATATACAACAATCGGGTTAAATGGAAAAGAATATGCAAAGATTGCATTTGTGATTGGCGCAGAAAATCCAAATTATGAAAAAAACGCTAAGCTTGCAGCGGCACTTCATAAAATTATGGAAAAGAAATACCCGGGAATATCAAGAGGGCTCATTATGAAACAGGGAGCGGATACGAACGGGAAATTCAATCAGGATCTTTCCCCAAATTCGTTTTTGATTGAAGTAGGCGGAGTGGATAATACCTTTGAAGAAATGGATCGGACGATCAAAGCGTTCGCAGATGTGTTTGCAGAATATTATTGGCAGGCTGCAAAAGTTAATAGCGATCAATCAACACCACCATCAAAGCAATAA